The following coding sequences are from one Coffea arabica cultivar ET-39 chromosome 11e, Coffea Arabica ET-39 HiFi, whole genome shotgun sequence window:
- the LOC113719297 gene encoding glycosyltransferase BC10-like, producing the protein MTMFVKKLSVRVEREVREGSFEVATTLVFCISMAFFLLILGMFINDHLKKYSIYDDLYFPQPTAYSLSLSSQNQCNSSSNSSLSTSQSNYSSDNTTNTLMDMASQQGLWHSMSDEELLWRASLVPHITEYPFDRTPKIAFMFLTRGSLPLAPLWEVFFKGHQGFFSIYLHTSPEFTDEPPESSVFYKRRIPSKHVQWGRVTMIDAEKRLLANALLDHSNERFILLSEACIPIFNFTTIYNYLINANQSFLSTFDDPRPIGRGRYNKRMWPMITLSDWRKGSQWFEANRKLAIEIVSDVKLYQIFRDLCMPPCYMDEHYLPTLVTKVCPELTSNRTITWTDWSTGGSHPRTFMRNDITEPFLNQARFGVNCSYNGEISSVCHLFARKFHPSTLQPLLRIAPKLLGFTT; encoded by the exons ATGACAATGTTTGTGAAGAAACTCAGTGTTCGCGTTGAAAGAGAAGTTAGGGAAGGGAGTTTTGAAGTTGCCACCACTTTAGTCTTCTGTATTTCTATGGCATTTTTTCTTCTAATTCTGGGAATGTTCATCAATGATCATCTCAAAAAGTACTCAATCTATGATGACTTGTACTTCCCTCAACCCACTGCCTATTCTCTGTCTCTATCCTCACAAAACCAATGCAACTCTTCCTCAAACTCATCTCTTTCAACTTCACAGTCTAATTATAGTTCAGATAATACCACTAATACATTGATGGATATGGCATCTCAACAAGGCCTTTGGCACTCAATGAGTGATGAAGAATTGCTTTGGAGGGCCTCTTTGGTACCTCATATAACTGAATACCCATTCGATCGTACCCCCAAAATTGCGTTCATGTTCTTGACTAGGGGAAGCTTACCCTTGGCACCACTCTGGGAAGTGTTTTTCAAAGGACATCAGGGCTTCTTCTCAATTTACCTTCATACATCTCCAGAGTTCACCGACGAGCCTCCTGAATCATCTGTATTTTACAAGCGACGAATACCAAGCAAG CATGTTCAATGGGGAAGGGTGACAATGATCGATGCAGAGAAACGTCTACTAGCAAATGCCCTCCTTGACCATTCCAACGAGAGATTCATATTACTCTCAGAAGCCTGCATTCCCATATTCAACTTCACTACCATCTACAACTACCTCATCAACGCCAACCAAAGCTTTCTTAGCACATTTGACGATCCTAGGCCAATAGGCCGAGGAAGATACAACAAGAGAATGTGGCCAATGATTACGCTGTCAGATTGGAGAAAAGGGTCACAGTGGTTTGAAGCCAACAGAAAGCTAGCAATTGAAATTGTCTCTGATGTAAAATTGTACCAAATTTTCAGAGACCTTTGCATGCCCCCTTGCTACATGGATGAGCATTATTTACCAACGCTGGTGACAAAAGTTTGTCCTGAGTTGACATCAAATAGGACTATAACTTGGACTGATTGGTCTACAGGAGGTTCACATCCTAGAACATTTATGAGGAATGATATCACAGAACCATTTCTAAATCAAGCTCGTTTTGGGGTCAATTGTAGTTACAATGGTGAGATTAGCTCAGTTTGTCACCTTTTTGCAAGAAAGTTTCATCCAAGCACTCTTCAGCCTTTGCTTAGGATTGCTCCAAAATTACTAGGATTCACTACTTAG
- the LOC113717626 gene encoding tryptophan synthase alpha chain produces the protein MAGAAALKASCFLQLKQKSKGHSSLLLPQRIGLSATNTVGRLFKPPMATISTDQAVGLSETFSKLKKQGKVALIPYITAGDPDLSTTAEALKVLDACGSDIIELGVPYSDPLADGPVIQAASTRSLARGTNFDKIISMLKDVVPQLSCPIALFSYYNPILKRGVEKFMITVRDAGIHGLVVPDVPLEETQILRKEATKQNLELVLLTTPTTPTARMKAIAEASEGFLYLVSSVGVTGARASVSNHVQSLLMDVKEATNKPVAVGFGISKPEHVKQVAGWGADGVIVGSAMVRILGEAKSPEEGLKGLESFTKSLKAAL, from the exons ATGGCCGGCGCTGCTGCCCTCAAAGCTAGCTGTTTTCTCCAGCTGAAACAGAAATCTAAGGGCCATTCTTCCCTTCTTCTTCCACAGAGGATCGGCCTTTCAGCAACGAATACTGTTGGCAGATTATTCAAGCCTCCTATGGCGACCATCAGCACTGACCAAGCTGTTGGGCTGTCTGAAACATTCTCAAAACTGAAAAAACAAGGCAAA GTGGCTTTGATACCATATATCACCGCTGGCGATCCTGACCTTTCTACTACTGCTGAAGCATTGAAAGTGCTTGATGCATGTGGTTCTGACATAATAGAGCTAGGGGTACCTTATTCTGATCCATTGGCTGATGGCCCAGTTATACAG GCTGCTTCAACACGTTCACTAGCCAGAGGGACAAATTTTGATAAGATTATCTCCATGTTGAAGGAT GTTGTACCACAGTTATCTTGTCCAATTGCACTATTCTCATATTATAATCCAATACTCAAGCGTGGTGTTGAAAAGTTCATGATCACTGTCAGGGATGCTGGGATACATG GACTTGTGGTTCCAGATGTACCTCTGGAGGAGACTCAGATATTGAGAAAGGAAGCTACTAAGCAAAATCTTGAATTG GTGTTGCTGACAACACCGACAACTCCGACAGCTCGAATGAAGGCAATTGCCGAAGCTTCAGAAGGATTTCTCTACCTT GTGAGCTCAGTTGGAGTTACTGGAGCTCGCGCATCTGTGAGCAACCACGTGCAATCTCTCCTAATGGACGTTAAAGAG GCAACAAATAAGCCAGTAGCAGTTGGTTTTGGCATATCAAAACCTGAGCACGTCAAACAG GTGGCCGGATGGGGAGCAGACGGGGTGATTGTTGGCAGTGCCATGGTAAGAATACTAGGCGAGGCAAAATCTCCTGAAGAAGGCTTGAAAGGGCTAGAAAGCTTCACCAAGTCGCTAAAAGCTGCACTATAG
- the LOC113719296 gene encoding uncharacterized protein codes for MAAANHKLAVIIKNPLDRDEFLLIKQTPPPKFNDPEYDSFVDSDLWDLPSSQLTPLSEPDQLLHSKKSIKTREFSSSDKINLSEFDFNSALNQALEQVGYGSAREVEWEFWKCLEEPDFGPGLPIKTVYIVGNLGSQDGKLKEVCKWIRMENCLEMLLEVKPNSDRVGPLAVLGLLNDMAPSESWKVPPTSHCQEYPPGLKLVPMGSRTAKPFRTTNLVIFVPGNKTDSSSNNSFIACGDALIVDPGCSSAFHRELEEIIAALPKKLVVFMTHHHHDHVDGLSVVQKCNTGATLLAHENTIRRIGKDDWSLSHVAVSGSEEIYIGGQLLRIIHAPGHTDGHMALLHVSTNSLIVGDHCVGQGSAVLDVTSGGNMTEYFRTTYLFMDLSPHNLIPMHGRINLWPKHMLCGYLKNRRNRESTILKSIEDGAKTLFDIVSYTYAEVDRSFWIPAASNVKLHVDHLAEQDKLPKEFSIQRFQNSCRLHFLSRWMWAYLRSGSFPIRHYIARTAEIVGAAAIVGLAAMYFSRNKLDHN; via the exons ATGGCTGCAGCAAATCACAAACTTGCAGTTATCATCAAGAACCCATTGGACAGGGATGAATTCCTCCTCATAAAACAAACTCCACCTCCAAAATTCAATGACCCTGAATATGATTCCTTTGTTGATTCTGACCTCTGGGACTTGCCTTCTAGTCAGTTAACTCCACTATCAGAGCCTGATCAACTATTACATtcaaaaaaatccataaaaaccCGTGAATTTTCTTCCTCAGATAAGATTAATTTAAGCGAATTTGATTTTAATTCAGCTCTCAATCAG GCATTGGAGCAAGTAGGATATGGGTCAGCCAGGGAGGTAGAGTGGGAATTCTGGAAGTGTCTAGAGGAGCCTGATTTTGGGCCTGGTTTGCCTATTAAGACAGTGTACATTGTTGGAAATTTAGGGTCTCAAGACGGGAAGCTGAAAG AGGTTTGCAAGTGGATAAGAATGGAGAATTGCCTTGAAATGCTTCTTGAAGTGAAGCCCAACAGTGATCGTGTGGGACCATTGGCTGTTCTTGGCCTCCTAAATGACATGGCACCATCTGAAAGTTGGAAAGTTCCTCCTACCTCACATTGTCAG GAGTACCCTCCAGGTCTGAAGCTTGTACCGATGGGGAGTAGGACAGCGAAACCATTTCGAACTACGAACTTGGTTATCTTTGTGCCCGGAAATAAAACTGACAGCTCTAGTAATAATAGCTTTATCGCTTGTGGTGATGCATTAATTGTAGACCCTGGATGCAGCTCTGCTTTTCACAGAGAG CTTGAAGAAATTATTGCTGCTTTGCCAAAAAAGTTGGTTGTCTTCATGACCCATCACCATCATGACCATGTCGATG GTCTTTCTGTGGTTCAGAAGTGCAATACTGGTGCTACCCTCTTGGCTCATGAAAATACTATACGTCGAATTGGAAAAG ATGATTGGTCTCTTAGTCATGTTGCTGTTTCTGGTTCTGAAGAGATCTACATTGGTGGTCAGCTACTGCGAATCATACATGCACCA GGACACACAGATGGCCATATGGCATTGCTTCACGTCAGCACTAATTCGTTGATTGTTGGTGATCATTGCGTGGG GCAAGGAAGTGCCGTGTTGGATGTGACATCTGGTGGAAATATGACt GAATATTTCCGGACAACATACCTATTTATGGATCTCTCTCCACACAATTTAATTCCCATGCACGGAAGAATTAATTTGTGGCCAAAACACATGCTCTGTGGCTATCTCAA GAATCGAAGAAATCGAGAGTCAACCATCTTGAAATCCATAGAAGATGGAGCCAAAACATTGTTTGACATTGTTTCCTACACTTATGCTGAAGTTGATCGCAGTTTTTGGATTCCTGCTGCATCAAATGTGAAGCTACATGTGGACCACCTTGCAGAGCAGGATAAGTTACCAAAG GAATTTTCGATTCAGAGGTTCCAAAATTCATGTCGGCTTCATTTTCTATCCCGTTGGATGTGGGCATACTTAAGAAGTGGAAGCTTCCCAATAAGGCATTATATTGCAAGGACAGCAGAAATTGTTGGGGCCGCAGCCATTGTCGGTCTTGCTGCAATGTATTTTTCCAGGAACAAACTCGATCATAACTGA